A region of Vitis riparia cultivar Riparia Gloire de Montpellier isolate 1030 chromosome 12, EGFV_Vit.rip_1.0, whole genome shotgun sequence DNA encodes the following proteins:
- the LOC117926635 gene encoding mitotic checkpoint serine/threonine-protein kinase BUB1 — protein MVVALPESTNDASGNDPLLPWLWSIKKALDGFNSGHKNGKDLEHLLSNCITTFKGNPQYRNDPRFLKIWFLYLDAREDFASIFREMEENKICVGQSLLYESYALFLEAKGKLLDAFMVYQMGVSRKAEPLDKLKKAQALFMDRMKEIVNACSLEPIDDGESAELGTSFTNPWSISTIKDLLQKKKPQILKYDGYHPSTKAYSKKVALSSLQNSSRNKIIEIGGYKYQIKGCAGKGGFAQVFKAYVNYNPDEVVALKIQKPAFPWEFYMYRQLDKRIPDKERSSFGFAHRLHLYSDCSILVSEYLAHGTLQDAINSYVVIGGSMEEVLCIYYTIEMLYMLETIHSVGIIHGDFKPDNLLIRYSRHDLTEEEFHERCGPWRDQGLCLVDWGRGIDLSLFPNNTEFKGDCRTSGFRCVEMQEHKPWKFQVDTYGLCVIVHMMLHNSYMAIEKKPSFDGGYIYQPKSPFKRYWNVQLWKNLFTKLLNSSPHEDHNRLLQNLRESFQDYMCSNPQLIKKLKHLLVKQRASLCCA, from the exons ATGGTTGTGGCTTTACCAGAATCCACAAACGACGCTTCTGGAAACGACCCTCTATTGCCATGGCTCtg GTCAATCAAAAAAGCCCTTGATGGCTTCAATTCAGGTCACAAAAATGGCAAAGATCTCGAGCACCTTCTCTCCAATTGCATCACGACCTTCAAGGGCAACCCCCAGTACCGGAATGATCCCAGATTTCTCAAGATTTGGTTCCTCTAT TTGGATGCGAGGGAAGATTTTGCAAGCATTTTCAGAGAAATGGAAGAGAATAAGATTTGCGTTGGTCAGTCTTTGCTTTATGAATCATATGCCTTGTTTCTTGAAGCAAAAGGGAAGTTGCTCGATGCGTTTATGGTTTACCAAATGGGGGTTTCGAG GAAGGCAGAGCCCCTTGATAAGCTGAAAAAGGCACAAGCCTTATTCATGGATAGAATGAAGGAGATTGTGAATGCTTGCTCACTCGAGCCG ATTGATGATGGTGAATCTGCTGAGCTTGGAACAAGTTTTACTAATCCATGGTCAATCTCCACAATTAAAGATCTATTGCAGAAGAAGAAGCCTCAAATCTTGAAATATGAT GGATACCATCCAAGTACTAAAGCTTATTCAAAAAAAGTGGCTCTATCTTCTTTGCAGAATTCATCAAGGAATAAGATCATTGAGATAG GTGGATATAAGTACCAGATCAAGGGATGTGCTGGTAAAGGTGGATTTGCTCAAGTATTCAAAGCATATGTCAACTATAATCCTGATGAAGTTGTTGCATTGAAA ATACAAAAGCCTGCTTTCCCATGGGAGTTCTACATGTATCGCCAACTTGATAAACGTATCCCAGACAAGGAA AGGTCAAGCTTTGGCTTTGCTCACAGATTACATCTCTATTCTGACTGTAGCATACTAGTTAGTGAATATCTAGCTCATGGTACACTTCAG GATGCCATAAACTCTTATGTAGTTATTGGTGGGTCCATGGAAGAAGTGTTATGTATTTATTACACTATAGAGATGCTCTACATGCTGGAAACTATCCATAGTGTTGGCATTATTCATGGTGATTTCAAGCCTGATAATCTGCTTATTCGTTATAGCAG GCATGATCTTACAGAAGAAGAGTTTCACGAGCGATGTGGCCCTTGGCGTGATCAG GGACTTTGTCTTGTTGACTGGGGTAGGGGGATAGACCTAAGTCTCTTTCCTAACAATACAGAGTTTAAAGGAGACTGTCGGACATCTGGTTTTCGGTGTGTGGAAATGCAAGAGCACAAGCCATGGAAATTTCAG GTAGACACTTATGGCCTTTGTGTTATTGTCCACATGATGCTGCACAATTCATATATGGCAATTGAGAAGAAACCATCTTTTGATGGTGGCTATATTTATCAACCTAAATCACCTTTTAAGCG ATATTGGAATGTTCAGCTATGGAAGAATCTGTTTACAAAACTGCTGAACTCAAGTCCCCACGAGGATCACAATAGGTTGCTGCAGAATTTGAGGGAGTCCTTCCAGGATTACATGTGCTCAAACCCTCAGCTGATAAAGAAACTCAAGCATTTACTAGTGAAGCAAAGGGCTTCCTTGTGTTGTGCTTAG
- the LOC117926218 gene encoding squamosa promoter-binding protein 1-like isoform X1, giving the protein MEAKKVVKKEMEGTEEVDEDDQLGCSEDDKKKKAAAGGSGKKAAAAMRCCQAERCTADLTDAKQYHRRHKVCEHHAKAQVVVVGGIRQRFCQQCSRFYSSGYCRFHELSEFDEAKRSCRRRLAGHNERRRKNTADHAEGSSRKGTQLKEIVCGQVDDRGRIQITIQENAAYKHFQIR; this is encoded by the exons ATGGAAGCTAAGAAGGTGGTGAAGAAGGAGATGGAGGGCACTGAGGAGGTTGATGAGGATGATCAATTGGGCTGCTCTGAGGATGACAAGAAGAAGAAGGCAGCAGCTGGGGGCTCCGGGAAGAAGGCCGCCGCCGCGATGAGGTGCTGTCAAGCTGAGAGGTGCACTGCTGATCTCACTGATGCTAAGCAGTACCATAGGAGGCATAAGGTCTGTGAGCATCATGCCAAGGCTCAAGTGGTGGTTGTGGGCGGAATCCGGCAGCGCTTCTGTCAGCAATGCAGCAG ATTTTACAGTAGTGGGTATTGCAGATTCCATGAGCTCTCAGAGTTTGATGAAGCCAAAAGAAGTTGCCGCAGGCGTTTGGCAGGACACAATGAAAGGCGCAGAAAGAACACAGCTGATCATGCAGAAGGCTCAAGCCGGAAAGGCACTCAGTTGAAGGAAATCGTTTGTGGGCAGGTTGATGATAGAGGCAGAATTCAGATTACAATCCAAGAGAATGCCGCTTACAAGCATTTCCAGATCAGATGA
- the LOC117926218 gene encoding squamosa promoter-binding protein 1-like isoform X2 yields MEAKKVVKKEMEGTEEVDEDDQLGCSEDDKKKKAAAGGSGKKAAAAMRCCQAERCTADLTDAKQYHRRHKVCEHHAKAQVVVVGGIRQRFCQQCSRFHELSEFDEAKRSCRRRLAGHNERRRKNTADHAEGSSRKGTQLKEIVCGQVDDRGRIQITIQENAAYKHFQIR; encoded by the exons ATGGAAGCTAAGAAGGTGGTGAAGAAGGAGATGGAGGGCACTGAGGAGGTTGATGAGGATGATCAATTGGGCTGCTCTGAGGATGACAAGAAGAAGAAGGCAGCAGCTGGGGGCTCCGGGAAGAAGGCCGCCGCCGCGATGAGGTGCTGTCAAGCTGAGAGGTGCACTGCTGATCTCACTGATGCTAAGCAGTACCATAGGAGGCATAAGGTCTGTGAGCATCATGCCAAGGCTCAAGTGGTGGTTGTGGGCGGAATCCGGCAGCGCTTCTGTCAGCAATGCAGCAG ATTCCATGAGCTCTCAGAGTTTGATGAAGCCAAAAGAAGTTGCCGCAGGCGTTTGGCAGGACACAATGAAAGGCGCAGAAAGAACACAGCTGATCATGCAGAAGGCTCAAGCCGGAAAGGCACTCAGTTGAAGGAAATCGTTTGTGGGCAGGTTGATGATAGAGGCAGAATTCAGATTACAATCCAAGAGAATGCCGCTTACAAGCATTTCCAGATCAGATGA